TCCAGTAATCATTGGTATTTTACTTTGAGTAGCTATTGGTCCAAGGGCTATAGCTGATCCGCTAGTTAATGGTCCAACTATTGCAACAACATTATCACTACTAATAAGTTTTGTACCAACTGTTGTTGCAGTATCTGGTTTGCCTTCATCATCTTCATAAATAAACTTAATCTTACGTCCATTAATTCCGCCAGCTTTGTTCACTTGATCTTCTAATAATTTTATACCATTTTGTCCAGATTTTCCAAAAGATGAAACTGAACCAGTAAGTGGTAATACAACTCCGATTTTTATATCCCCTGTAGTTGATGAGCCTTTTGCACCGCATCCTGCAAGTAATCCTATAGCCATAGCCATAGATAGTAATAACGACATTTTCTTTTTAAACATTTAATAACCCCCCTAATTTCATATTTATTTTCTGATAAATACTACTTACACATTTCCAAATAATTGTGTACCGACACCCTATAAAATAATTACCACATAATTGCATTTTATGAATAAATATTTTTTAGATTATTCATAATTCGTAATTTTTATTAATAATATCATATATTTTTACGCTTATCAATACTTTTTTGATTAATTTAAAAATAAATATTTCAATTCATTCATTTTTTTAATAATTGCATAATTTATATTTTATAATTCATAATTATAAAGCCCTTTATAAAAAGATAGCTGCAATTTCTGCAGCTATCTTTTATCTTATGTTATTAGGTTATAAAGGTTAATGATTTATTTATAATATACCCTTCACGAAAAAAACAAGTGGGAACAAAGTTCCCACTTGTTAATTATCCGAATATGAAACTGGAACATTATTTATTCCAAGTTCCTGTGCTGCTGCGTATTGATCATGTCCTGATACAATAACAAGACTTCCTTTTTTAACAACGATTGGTTTATTAAACTTATTATTATTTTTCATGTAATTTAATGCCTTGTTTTTTGATCGTTTTAAAGACATACCTTCATTTTCATTTACTAGCTTTGTTATATCCATTATTTCATCAGTTCCAGTTGGCATTTCATAATTTAAATCTATTTGTCCATTTTCATCTTTTAGCAAGTGAAATATTTTTATTGATGTTGCTTCTACTGAAATAAAAGGTGTACCTGTACGATTTACACATGCTTTAAGTTCTCCTTTAATAACAAAATAATTTACATCTTCCATACCTACTACTGCATCTCTCCAATAATCTTTTTTTACAACTACTCTATAAACCGATTCCATATCATCATAAGTTCCTATTTTAAACAGTAAATTAACATCCCCACTCTCTAGCCTATTTGTTTTTACAGGTAGTCCCTTAATTATAACTTCACTCTTATTCATAAATAAATTCTCCTTTTAATTTCTTTATTTTTTATAAAAACACAACATAATACTTAATTATCTCTTAAGAATTTTACATATTCAAAATTCCAAAAATAAAACACCTAGAAAGCGCATACCGCTTCTAGGTGTTTTCTAACTAAATTATATTTTAATCCCATATTAATTTTAGCGCAAGTGAGTTTATCTATGACTCTGTTAGATGATATTTTCAGTTCTTTAGTTTGAGAAATTTTAATACAAGCTAACACAGACATCACTCCCTTTATCATTTAATAATATTTTTTCTTTACTTATGGATTCATTGTATCATTTTACAGATAAAATTACAATTTTAATATTGTCTTTTTCTATTAACCTTTATTACTATAAATACATAAAAGAATATAATTTCTACTAAACATCTTCTACAAATGAGATATAATAAGTTCTATTTTACCAAAAGGTAATACTATTGGGATCACGTATGTTGAATATATTGTTTTTCCAAAAAACTCTGTCTGAGGCTCCATGTCAAGTTCTATGCCTATATTAGACATTCCTACAAGATATAACCCATTGTTTAAATTCAAGAATTCACCCACAGAATCTTTAGCCATTTCATCTACAGTTAATAATTCTTCTTCTGCATATCTAGATGCTAATAATGCAAAAACATCTTCCTTTGCATTAATATAAGTTAAAAAATTAATTGAGTTTTTTATTCTTTGACTTACGCAGCATTCCGTTTTGAATTCTTTAACTTTCATAAAGTTATTAGTATAAACCTCAGAATCAATAAAACGAATTACATTCCTCATAAATAAAGCTATGTAATTTTTGATTTCTGTCCCATATTTATCATTTTCTAAATTTATATAAATATCTATAATCTCATCTACATCATCTCTTTGCAGTTTATCAAACTGAGCTTCCGAAATATTATATTTTTTCTTATACTCGTAAATTGACTCTTCAAACTTTTCTAGTGACATATACTTTTTATCAATTAGTGCTTGCGCAAGTAGAAGATGACCAAATCTTTGAGATGAAAGCAACTCCTCTACTTGTTCTTCTTTTAAATATTCCATATCAACAGCTATTTCCCCAAACCGTCTATCAAGTTTTGTTTGCATTGAATGTACCTTACTTGCCTGATCCGCATTCATATATCCTGCATTTACTGCTAAAACCCCTAGTTTTAATCGTACTGATTGTTGATATTCTACTGCCGTCTTTAATTGCGTAGCAGTTAAATATTTTTCATTTAATAAATATTGGCCAAAATACTGACTAAACATTGCATGACCTCCTTACTTATTTTAGATTAAGAAGAATTTTATTAATTTGTTCCTTTTCCCAAGGCTTTTGAACAAATTCAAATGCTCCTGCTTTTATCGCAACCTTTACATGTTCTTTTGTTCCAGCTGAAGATGCCATTACTACCTTTGCGTCATTATCAAATTCTATTATTTCTTTAACAGCCTCAATTCCATTTTTAAAAGGCATAATGATATCCATAAATACTAAATCTGGATTATTCTCTTTGTAACTATCTACGGCCTCTTGCCCATTAGATGCTTCTAAAATATTATTACAACCACAACTTTTTAATACCTCTTTCAATTTTTTTCTAATTAGCATAGAATCATCACAAACCAATATTTTTAGCAAATTTTCTATCACTTTAACCCCTCCTAATATAATAACAATACACTAAATTTCTATTTCTCTATTTACTTTCGTCATTCTTCCAAAAAAACCTTTTTTTTACTGTATAATTTATTAAAAACAGTCAATAAACATATATTTAATATGGTATTGACATTTCTTACACGATAATGCTTCTTTATAATAAATATTCAAAAAACATAGACTTGCCAATTGGTAAGTCCATATTTTTAAATAATAAAATCAGATTAATAAAAAAATTGAAGCTAACACATATAATTATTATAATGTAATTTTAAGAAAATGTGCTTTTTTATAATTATAATTTTTTACATATGTTTCATTAATCTGATTATATGAATGTTGAGATATGCGAGGTTCATGAATTCCAGCCTCGTCTATAAATGATGTTATTATTGCTGCATGAAAAATAGAATTACTATGGTTTTCGTAAAATACTACATCTCCAATTTCAAGTTTACTTAAGTCCTCTACCTCTAAACCCTTAATAACATTTCTATTTAGTTTTTGATTCGTTTTTAAATACCAGAACAGTGAATTAGCAACAGCCCAACAAATTGAGGCGTTACCTCTCCCATCATACCACCAAGGTCTAACGTTATTGTAATCCATTGTTGCTCCCCCTGCCATTAAACACTGAGAAACGAAATTAGTACAATCCCCCCCATTTCCATTAACAAATTCATAGAACTTATATCTTTTATTTGCCTCAAGAGCGTACTTCACCGCATAACTTGTTGCTAGTTTTCTATCATATTTGCTTGGCATACTATTGCTCCTTTAAATTTATATCAAAATATATCTATATTTCTGCTCCAAAAATAGCTATATTCTGATTATACAAATCAAACT
This window of the Clostridium estertheticum genome carries:
- a CDS encoding response regulator, whose product is MIENLLKILVCDDSMLIRKKLKEVLKSCGCNNILEASNGQEAVDSYKENNPDLVFMDIIMPFKNGIEAVKEIIEFDNDAKVVMASSAGTKEHVKVAIKAGAFEFVQKPWEKEQINKILLNLK
- a CDS encoding amidase domain-containing protein, translated to MPSKYDRKLATSYAVKYALEANKRYKFYEFVNGNGGDCTNFVSQCLMAGGATMDYNNVRPWWYDGRGNASICWAVANSLFWYLKTNQKLNRNVIKGLEVEDLSKLEIGDVVFYENHSNSIFHAAIITSFIDEAGIHEPRISQHSYNQINETYVKNYNYKKAHFLKITL